The sequence ACCCTTGTTTTAATCAGTACATGTGAGGCTGAGATGAATTAAAATGATACTGATGTGGCAGATTTAGTCATCTTTGCCACTTTTGAGTTGTTTCATCTTCTCTTTATGGTGACTGGACGTCTTACTAAAGTTGCTTTTCACAATCTGCAGCGGAATATCTTTCCCACTGAGGCACAGTCTGTTGACAAGATTTCCAAGCTGGTATTTCTCTGTGAATGGAACAGCTTGACCCTCCAGCTTGCAAGTACCGAGGTTTGACACAAACGTTGCCATGGCAAAACCAGTCATAAATGCATCAAAGCCCGCCCTGTGACCTTGCATCCTTTGATTGGCCAGCAACCCAGTTTTCCCTCCTTTATCTGACTGAACTTTGTTATCTGCATTCTGATTGGTTGAACTCCCATTTGGTTCAACAGAGCTTGCATCTATGAGACCTGTTCTCTCCAAGTTATCTTGTGAATGAGCTAGGGGCTTGTGGTTGTCCCCGGTAACTGATACAGCGGCATCCTCGTCATCTTCACTGATCGTACTAAGTTTTCTCTGTTTTGGGTCAATTTCGTCATTTCTACTCTTTCGCCTTCTCTTTCTCCTTCTCTTCTTGGCCAGCGAGATGTCTTCACTGTCAAGAATCATATCTGGGTCATGTGACTTTGGGCATTGTGTACTCTGAGGGCAGTAGCCATAGTTctgaacaggaaaaaaaaacataactgaAGTGAGTACAGGTTTATGTAacatacttcttacagacaagtTTGCCAACAGTGCGGCAGACATCTCTCAAAAAGTCATGATGCTATGATACCCttacaaattttacttgagctCCCACACTGTCTCTAGCTGGACGAGGAAACCAATTTGACTTCTACAACTAATACATCCACCTGAAATCAACGTACCTGATGACTTTTGAAGGAAAACTTTTGAAGCTACTTTCAAGTCACAAGGTTTTGCATTGTTGACATTCATCATAGACCCTCAAGTTTTTCTGGAGGGTTTATGATTgcatgcagtgttctccacagcttggtGAAATAGAAGGGTGGACAATTTAAATAACAatgcacaatttgcatattatgtgaaaataaattcttttgtattgttattaacatatgaatacatTTGAAAACATGTACACAATATTCATCAATATTGAAGCATCTATTCACAGCTGAATAATTTGTACGTTAAAACTCTCAATGACTGCATATACATATGTTTTACTTACTGCATATTGTGCACATACAGTAACAGCTGGTTTGGTCTGTAAGGTTTCTCCTGAAGTGATTTCCACAAGATTTGTGGGCAAGCTACAGTGCTTGTACTGGATATGATCCATGTTAGATGGATAATGAGGAAACTCCACTGCAATGTAACTTTCTCCTTTAGACTGGCTCAATGCATTGTCACGTTGACTGTCAAAAGAAACCATAGTAATGTCAGTGGCAAATAACCCATTCATAAAACAAGTTACGTATAAGGTCACTGGG comes from Ptychodera flava strain L36383 chromosome 8, AS_Pfla_20210202, whole genome shotgun sequence and encodes:
- the LOC139139164 gene encoding target of EGR1 protein 1-like encodes the protein MAWFSEVPVVDVHKDNFVDMWPTMMLAIKSSTFVAIDTELSGLGPRKALMAHSVEDRYKATYDIAKTRAMVSVGLSCFKIPFSGPGQEGHALPFYVQTFDVTLLCKEDYIVEPASVQFLVEHGFDFNKQYSKGVPFHRGIDKEEDERGMRQLFFELINSNIPLVLHNGLVDLVFLYQSLYTELPTTMSSFIADLSEMFVGGIYDTKYIAEFHARFSASYLEYVFRKSQRDNALSQSKGESYIAVEFPHYPSNMDHIQYKHCSLPTNLVEITSGETLQTKPAVTVCAQYANYGYCPQSTQCPKSHDPDMILDSEDISLAKKRRRKRRRKSRNDEIDPKQRKLSTISEDDEDAAVSVTGDNHKPLAHSQDNLERTGLIDASSVEPNGSSTNQNADNKVQSDKGGKTGLLANQRMQGHRAGFDAFMTGFAMATFVSNLGTCKLEGQAVPFTEKYQLGNLVNRLCLSGKDIPLQIVKSNFSKTSSHHKEKMKQLKSGKDD